In a single window of the Eleginops maclovinus isolate JMC-PN-2008 ecotype Puerto Natales chromosome 6, JC_Emac_rtc_rv5, whole genome shotgun sequence genome:
- the lamc2 gene encoding laminin subunit gamma-2 gives MALNVPQRSATVRCDCNGRSRYCLRDSRGLHCVDCQGNFEGRHCERCKDGFHQEGAASSCTPCRCNAAGSVSAKCDSRGRCSCKDGVTGEKCDRCPDGPIGPDGCRQSRQPREDSGNCFCYGHSSSCSAQPGYSVHNITSTFASGPDGWRAATVQGDTPPDVHFRWSPKHQDLEVISKNSLPVYLYAPARYLGNKLLSYGQNLSFSLRLDRGVRHPSISDVILEGGGLRVTASLGELRSIVPCGQKIHYSFRLDEQPGSRWRPQISSAQFQTLLQNLTAIKIRATFGENGRGYLNNVRLVSARRGDGAPASWVQTCKCPTGYDGDFCDQCTAGFRRSVPALGAFSPCEPCSCRGGSCDPQTGDCYSGDQSSGDCSAGFYRDPWPPRACVKCPCPEGRSCSLAAGSLEPRCDRCPTGTTGANCDVCQEGYFGGAARGDSVSTQSCRPCQCNGHIDVSVAGSCDRSSGECLKCLNNTKGPSCESCLWGFYHSRAADACKPCVCSVLGSETGQCDDSGRCRCRPGFDGLKCQGSNCPACFNPIKKKMEAYAAKLAELERLFSEMDAGLKPVNTAEMEAALNAVERQVDDLQYETELLTGEEKKLQVRLSSISRSQLEEEQEIQNVANAADDIEQRERTYSATVKEVQALMEDMKRTLDKAKADLRSAEIPQGDAPLGTNLLSSLVPTARSLADKHKTTADSVERSANEALSDSEKSLALVRDLMTKENKVKELIGDMKAMYDKTSAQVKGLEKQAVELSGEAKEESKLADGMLKDLANMERSIPASLKGQVDSMVSRLGDLKVAADADISGLEAIQDNVQRDKTAAEDLLALGKAAKKDFDKLVDRVDVAKADTEDALKRINSNTKELDDALNTLRGFDQQIDGSKTLSDDAIKRLPGINATIQQAVSNNGETTGLLRDVTADYNKSTETITLLDNLANGLKNTFGSLPSHIDLLNDATKLNTDSKDLKQRVLDATDNLTTELEAGRTLEADAEQAAGGAAAAFNHARDTRDAVGKTLRDINALLANMNQSTPVNETQLKALEASLDGARREVEGRLRPRLQDMEAGEEAYRRRLTTMNLDIDSILKDIANLQEILDAVPPGCYNSPPSELP, from the exons atggCCCTGAACGTCCCCCAGCGCTCCG CGACGGTGCGCTGCGACTGTAACGGCCGCTCCCGGTACTGCCTGCGGGACTCCAGGGGGCTGCACTGCGTCGACTGTCAGGGAAACTTCGAGGGCCGCCACTGCGAGCGCTGCAAGGACGGCTTCCACCAGGAGGGGGCGGCGTCGAGCTGCACGCCATGCCGCTGCAACGCCGCAG GTTCTGTCAGCGCCAAGTGtgacagcagggggcgctgcagctGCAAAGACGGCGTCACGGGAGAGAAATGCGACCGCTGCCCGGACGGACCGATCGGACCCGATGGCTGCAGGCAGAG CCGTCAGCCCAGAGAGGATTCTGGGAACTGTTTCTGTTACGgtcacagcagcagctgctcGGCTCAGCCCGGTTACTCCGTCCACAACATCACCTCCACCTTCGCCAGCG GTCCGGACGGTTGGAGAGCTGCCACGGTGCAAGGTGACACCCCACCCGACGTGCACTTCCGCTGGTCTCCTAAACACCAGGACCTGGAGGTCATCTCCAAAAACAGCCTCCCGGTCTACCTGTACGCCCCAG CTCGTTACCTGGGGAACAAGCTGCTGAGCTACGGTCAGAACCTTTCCTTCTCGTTGCGTCTGGACCGTGGCGTCCGTCACCCGTCCATCAGCGACGTGATTCTGGAGGGAGGCGGCCTGAGGGTGACAGCGTCTCTGGGCGAACTCAGGTCCATTGTGCCCTGCGGACAGAAGATCCACTACAGCTTCAG ACTGGATGAGCAGCCCGGCAGCCGCTGGAGGCCTCAGATCTCCTCCGCTCAGTTCCAGACGCTCCTCCAGAACCTCACCGCCATCAAGATCCGGGCCACGTTCGGAGAGAATG GACGCGGCTACCTGAACAACGTGCGGCTGGTGTCGGCTCGTCGCGGCGACGGCGCCCCGGCCAGCTGGGTCCAGACCTGCAAGTGCCCGACTGGATACGACGGCGACTTCTGCGATCAATGCACCGCGGGGTTCAGGCGCAGCGTCCCTGCACTGGGAGCCTTCAGCCCCTGCGAGCCCTGCAGCTGCAGGGGGGGTAGCTGCGACCCGCAGACCGGAGACTGCTACTCCGGGGACCAGTCCTCCGGAGACTGCTCCGCCGGGTTTTACCGCGACCCCTGGCCCCCACGAGCCTGCGTGAAGTGCCCCTGTCCAGAGGGCAGGTCCTGCTCGCTGGCTGCAGGGTCTCTGGAGCCACGCTGTGACCGCTGCCCCACCGGAACCACAG GTGCCAACTGTGACGTCTGTCAGGAGGGTTATTTTGGCGGCGCTGCGCGGGGCGATAGCGTGTCCACGCAGAGCTGCAGACCCTGCCAGTGTAACGGACACATCGACGTCAGCGTGGCAGGGAGCTGCGACCGCAGCAGTGGCGAGTGTCTGAAGTGTCTGAACAACACCAAGGGTCCGAGCTGTGAGTCTTGCCTATGGGGGTTCTACCACAGCCGGGCCGCCGACGCCTGCAAAC CGTGTGTCTGCAGTGTTCTGGGCTCTGAAACCGGCCAGTGCGATGACTCGGGTCGCTGCCGGTGCCGGCCCGGCTTCGATGGGCTGAAGTGCCAGGGGTCCAACTGTCCCGCCTGTTTCAACCCCATCAAGAAAAAG atggAGGCCTACGCTGCCAAGCTGGCGGAGCTGGAGCGTCTGTTCTCAGAGATGGACGCAGGTTTAAAACCCGTCAACACAGCGGAGATGGAGGCAGCTCTGAACGCCGTAGAGAGGCAGGTGGACGACCTGCAGTACGAGACCGAGCTGCTCACAG gagaggagaagaagctGCAGGTGCGTCTGTCGTCCATCAGCAGGagtcagctggaggaggagcaggagatcCAAAATGTCGCCAACGCAGCGGACGACATCGAACAACGAGAGCGGACGTACAGCGCAACGGTGAAGGAGGTCCAGGCTCTGATGGAGGACATGAAGCGCACCCTGGACAAAGCCAAGGCCGACCTCAGATCAGCC GAGATTCCTCAGGGAGACGCACCACTGGGGACgaacctcctctcctctctggtgCCCACAGCCCGCAGCCTGGCTGATAA ACACAAGACGACCGCCGACTCCGTGGAGCGCAGCGCCAACGAAGCTCTGAGCGACTCGGAGAAGAGCCTGGCTCTGGTGCGGGATCTAATGACCAAAGAGAACAAAGTCAAAGAGCTGATCGGAGACATGAAAGCCAT gtacGATAAGACCTCCGCCCAGGTGAAGGGTTTGGAGAAGCAGGCGGTCGAGCTGAGCGGCGAAGCCAAGGAAGAGAGCAAACTGGCTGACGGCATGTTGAAGGACCTCGCCAACATGGAGCGCAGCATCCCGGCTTCCTTGAAG GGGCAGGTGGACAGCATGGTGTCCCGGCTGGGCGACCTGAAGGTGGCGGCGGACGCAGACATCTCAGGGTTGGAGGCAATACAGGACAACGTGCAGCGAGACAAGACCGCCGCCGAGGACCTGCTGGCCCTGGGCAAGGCTGCTAAGAAG GATTTCGACAAGCTGGTGGACAGAGTGGACGTTGCCAAGGCAGACACAGAGGACGCTCTGAAGCGCATCAACAGCAACACCAAAGAACTGGACGACGCCCTGAATACCCTGAGAG GCTTCGACCAGCAGATCGATGGCAGCAAGACTCTGTCCGACGACGCCATCAAGCGTCTCCCCGGCATCAACGCCACCATCCAGCAGGCCGTCAGCAACAACGGCGAGACCACCGGCCTCCTGCGGGACGTGACTGCAGATTACAACAAGTCCACGGAGACCATCACCCTGCTGGACAACCTGGCCAACGGGCTGAAG AACACGTTTGGATCCCTACCGTCCCACATCGATCTGCTGAACGACGCCACCAAACTGAACACGGACTCTAAGGATCTGAAGCAGCGAGTCCTCGACGCCACCGATAACCTGACCACGGAGCTGGAGGCCGGCCGGACGCTGGAGGCTGACGCTGAGCAG GCTGCGGGGGGGGCAGCTGCAGCTTTCAACCACGCCAGAGACACCCGAGACGCCGTGGGGAAAACGCTGAGGGACATCAACGCTCTGCTGGCCAACATGA ACCAGTCAACCCCAGTAAACGAGACGCAGCTGAAGGCGTTAGAGGCCTCTCTGGACGGGGCCCGGCGGGAGGTGGAGGGCCGCCTGAGGCCTCGGCTGCAGGACATGGAGGCCGGCGAGGAGGCGTACCGGCGCCGACTCACCACCATGAACCTGGACATCGATTCCATCCTGAAGGACATCGCCAACCTGCAGGAAATCCTGGATGCAGTGCCCCCCGGCTGCTACAACAGCCCCCCCAGCGAGCTGCCCTGA